The following nucleotide sequence is from Mesorhizobium sp. J8.
CGATCATCACCACCGGTCCGCTGCCGGGAATGTATCTCAATTGCGGCTGGTGCTACGGCGGCTTCAAGGCGACGCCCGCCTCGGGCTGGTGCTTTGCCTACACCATCGCCAAGGACGAGCCGCATGAGCTCAACGCGCCCTTCACGCTCGACCGTTTCTATCGTGGCCTCATCATCGACGACAAAGGCCAGGGCGCGAATCCGCGGCTGCATTAGGGAACCATGATCCCAAAAAGTGGAAATCGGCTTTTGGAAAAGATCATGGTTGAACAAGAAGATACAAGAAAATGCTGATCACCTGTCCCTATTGCGGCCCGCGCGACGTCATCGAATTCACTTACCAGGGCGACGGCAACCGCGAGCGGCCGCAGCCCGCGTCGCAGAACCTCGACGCCTGGAATGCCTATGTCTACGACCGGCTGAATCCGGCCGGTGATCACAATGAGATCTGGCAGCATTCCGGCGGTTGCCGCGCGCATCTGAGGGTCGTGCGCAACACCATCACGCATGAGATCCTGAGCA
It contains:
- a CDS encoding sarcosine oxidase subunit delta — its product is MLITCPYCGPRDVIEFTYQGDGNRERPQPASQNLDAWNAYVYDRLNPAGDHNEIWQHSGGCRAHLRVVRNTITHEILSTEFARGGHKSTDNRAEGRS